The nucleotide window CCGATTGACGATCTTGATTTGGATTATGAATTCCTGATCATCACGCATAAAAACGCTCCGGTTACGCCGATCATGGAAGAATTTATTCGCTACACCCGCAGTTTCTTCTGATCTGATCGTCTATGCCAATAAAGTAAGTGTTTCAGCCTGCCAGAAAGAAACAAAGCCGCAGCGGAAATTAAACTTTTCGCTGCAGCCGATTGGGTTTAATTAAAGACTGACTTCTATTCCGACCGGGCAATGGTCAGAACCCAAAATATCACCGTAGATCACACTGTCTTTCACCTGATTCATCAACGCTTGAGAAACGATGAAGTAGTCGATCCGCCACCCGACATTCTTAGTCCGCGCTTGAAAGCGATAAGACCACCAGGAATATTCAACCTTTTCAGGATATAAGGTGCGGAAAGTATCCGCAAATCCCAAGCCTAACAAATCCCGCATCTTCTGTCGTTCCTGATCGGAAAAGCCCGGATTGAAATGATTGGTTTTGGGATTCTTCAAGTCAATCTCCTCCACCGCGACATTCAGATCACCGGTATAAATCACCGGTTTGCTTTGATTCAGCTTCGTCAGATGTCGCTGCATCGCATCCTCCCACGTCATCCGGTAATCCAGACGGGCTAATTCTTCCTTGGAGTTTGGCACATACGCGGTCACAAAATAGAACTTTTCAAATTCCAGCGTAATCACACGGCCTTCCTTCGGATGTTCCCCTTCCGCCTCATCAAAATCATATTGAACTGACAGCGGTTCCTGTTTGGTAAAAACAGCTGTACCGGAATAACCCTTGCGTTCAGCGCTGTTCCAAAATTGATGATAGCCCGGCAGCTCCAGTTCAATCTGGTGGGGCTGCAGCTTGGTTTCCTGCAGCGCGAATATATCGGCGTCCTGTTCATTAAAAAAATCTAAAAATCCCTTCTGCAAGCAGGCACGAAGCCCATTTACATTCCATGATATCAATTTCATAAAGCACCTCGTTTTTTCTGCTTTCATTTAACCAGATTTCGACAAAATAATCTACTGATTTGATTGAATCTAAACTGAAAGATGATATGTGATTAGACCTAAGATGCTGACAAATGTATCACACTAAGTTATATAATAGAGAAGCAGAAATTACGGGAGGTGCGTAGCATGGCCAAAACAATCAACACCGTATTACATGAATCAATCATCGAAATGAAACAGCCGCGCTATAATCTTGTGACAGAAGCAGCTATACAAGAAGCAAGAAATATCATAAATGGTGATATTTCTGCTAAAAGTTATTCTTCTGCTCATGAATTATTCGCCGATCTTGACACTGAAATAGATAATGAGTAATGACACAAAGCTTACTCATCTTTTGAAAGCTTCCTTATTGACAATGCGCAGAAGAAAACACAGCTTCCAAACCAGCTGTGTTTTCTGTTGATACGTTTTGTATGATTAAGCTTTTATTCCTCGCCCGCAATGACCTTAACAGCCTTGATCGCAAAGGTCAGCGTCCGTCCGCAGGCCAGACCTGGGAACAGTTCAGGATAGTTATTCGCAAAGAAGCTGCCGGAAGCGTTGCCGATCGCATACAGCCCCGGAATAACCTGTTTCTCTTTGTCCAACACCTGCATTTTGTTGTTGATCTTTAAGCCATCTCCGGTGCACAACAAGCTTGCGCCCAGCCATACGCCATAGAACGGGGCTTTCCGCAGCTGCGATAAATAATGACTGGACTTGAAGAATTCATCATCTTCCCCTTTGTCATAGATCGCGTTATACCGGTCGCACTGAGCCAGAAACGCCTCTTTCGCAGATCCTTCAAAACCCAGCTTATCCGCCAGTTCTTCCAGCGTATCGGCTTTCATGATGATGCCGTCGGCGACATTTTTTTCCATCTGCTCCGCCATCATATCCGGCAAAACACGAGTCAGTGATGAACAGCCTAACGTGTGGAACTTCTGCCAGTCTTCTTTAAAATCCGCATCATAAACCTGGCAGTAGACTCCGCCTTTCTGATTGGCAGCCGCAAAAACAATGTCGTTATATGGACATCCTTCATTCGCAAAACGAATGCCGTCGCGGTTAACTTTCATGAACGGCTGCGTCCCTGGATTCCATTGCGAGATCGTTCCCGGGAAGTGCTTTGCGCCATTGGAAGCGACGACATAGCCGGCATCCACGCCCGGGGCTACCGCGCCGCGGTCAAATAACATCGGTGCCGCTTCCTTGTCCATATCGGCACCAATCCACAGTCCGGCTTTAATGCCATCGCCATGGTTTGTGGCAAAGTAGCTGCTTGCGGTCGTACAGGAAACTGCCAGCGGCGAGAGGGCTTCCATCATCTCGGCATTGCCTTCATAACCGCCAGTCGCGATAATCACGCCTTGTGGTGCTAAAACTTTGATGTAATCACCAGCGCCATTCTGAACAATCGCGCCTTTGACCGCGCCTTCTTCACGAATCAGCTCGACTAAAGTATGTTCAAAATCAACATGATAGCCTTTTTTCTCGATATAATCGACAAACAGCTTGTTGCGCGGCGTGTCCTTCCATTCGCTGTCCGGACGGGCATTGTAATTGTGCTGCGTCGGGGCATGATAGTAATCGGTGCCCTCTTCCGCCATGCCGGTATCCGCTTCAAAGTAACAATCGTAGCCATAGGAATCCATGATCGCTTTGACATAATCATGCATTGCCGCTGATTCATCCAGCCAGACCTTGACGACACTCTGATCCAGTTTGCCCGATGCATAACGCGATAATTCGCTCATGGCGCGTTGGCGGTCAATCGGTTTTCCCGCCGCTAAAGCGTCGACGGAATCCGCTGCTGCATACCAGTTCCGTGTGTCGCAGACAAACGTGTTCTGCTCAATAATCCGAAAATCCAGACCCGCATCGGCGGCCTTCACCGCGGCCATCATGCCGCCGTTGCCGGCTCCGACAATCAGAACGCCGGTATTCCAGGTTTCTTTGATCTCGCTGTCCTGGATCTGCGGCTGCTGACCAAGCCAATCCTGCGCGGATGAGCCTGCATCTGGGGTTGGTTCCGTCGTTGTCGGCGTGCTTCCGGTATCCCCACAAGCGCTTAACAAGCCCATGGCCGCCAGCGATACAGCACCGGCCGCACTGCCCTTCAGGAACTCCCGTCTTGAAATTCCAGTTTTCTTCATCTTTCTTCCCTCCTGTTTGTGTAAATCCACACAATCACATTATAAAAGAAAAGAAAGCTTCTGCTTATTTCATTAACGGATGGGCTTATGCTCATTTCAAATATCGAAGCAGCTTCTTTAACGCGATGTTCTGAGAATCCCGGCGATAGACTAAACCCAGACGGATCAGCTCCGGCTGATCGGCTTGGATCGGTACCGCTTTGATCAGCGGACTATCCGCCAGGATTCCACCCTCCGGTGCCAAGATGACGCCCTGGTTTAACTCCAGCAGCCGTCGGGATGCCGGAACATCCTTGACCGGTGTTAAAACAATGTTCTCCCGCAGCGCCGGACTGAACTTTTCCAGATAGGCGGCATACCGCAATGGATTGCGACGGGCAAAGAGGATCTGCGGCAGTGCAGCCAATTCATCAAAAGTGACGCTTTCCCGTTTAGCCAAAGGATGATGAACATGCAGATAAGCCTGGGTTTCTCCGCAGAACATTTCCAGATATTCCAGCCGTTCCGGATTGACATCCTGCGGCCACATCATGCAGCAGTCAATTTCCCCAGTTTCCACCTGATTCAGTTCCGAAACAAAATCCACCGGAATCATTTCCAGCCTAACTGAAGCCTCATCCCGAGTCAGCTGTTCCAGCGCCTTCATCAGCCGGGCCTCCGCAAAACCAATGACGCCAACTTTGAGCGCAAGTCCAGCCTGACTGGCCTTGCGGGCTTCCTCAACCGCTGCCTGGTATTCACATAAAAGCTGACGGGCATGAGAATAAAAGATCTCCCCGGCTTTCGTCAGCACGACCTGATTTCGATTGCGTTCAAACAGATCAAAGCCCAGCTCCTGTTCCAACAGGTGAATAATCCGGCTGATCGAGGGCTGTGATAAATGTAAGACCTCGGCACTTTTAGAAAAATTCAGCGTCTTGGCAACCTGCACAAAACAATCCAGACGATCGACTTTCATCGCGGTTCTCCTTTCTGTTCTTTCTATTCATTTGATTCTTTGCAAGAAACAGAGCGGTTACAAAACCAACCGGCGCAGAGCTTCGCCTACACCGTCCTCCTCATTGCTCAGCGTAATATAATCAGCCTGTGCTTTCACCTGATCGGCGGCATTCGCCATCGCAACGCGCAGACCACAGCCTTCAAACATCGGCAGATCATTGATGCTGTCACCAATGCCTAAAATCCGTGCCGGATCCATCCCAAGCTGCTTCGCTGCCTGCCGAATAGCCATCCCTTTATCCGCCTTGGCGCTGATCACTTCGATATCGCCATAAGGGTAGACAAACAGCCGCACGCCTTCAACATTGCGCAGCTGGTCGGCAATCCGCTCTGTTTTGCCTTGAGCCCGAATCAGCAGTTTATAGACAGGCTTTGGATTCTGGGCAGCGACGGCTTCCAGGTCCTGGCTCGGATAATAACTCAGCCGGTGTTCCGCAGGCAGATCTGCCGTATAGGCGACATAATCCGTGGTCAGCTGATCGGCATGACTGCACCAAATCGTGTTCAGCTGCTTCATGAAGGTGCAGCAGTTCTCCGCTTTCAGCCGCTTCAGCAGCATCATCAAGGCCCCTTGGGGAATCGCTTCCCCCTCCGACTGGCCGCGGAAATGACGGTAAGCACCGACAAAGCCGATCACTGCGACCCGCGGGTCAATCAGCTGAGCTGTCTTGTAGGCAAATTGAAAGGCCCGGCCAGACACAACAGCCACCTCAATTCCCTGATCCAGACACCGTTGGATCTGGCGGCGGCTCAGCTGGCCGATCTGCTTGCTGCGGTTGAATAAAGTTCCATCCAGATCCAGACAAACCATCGCCACCGGCTGAGGCTGAACGCTCTCCCTGCTTAAATCGACCGCGCAGCGTCTTTCAGCCATGCGGCTTCCTCGGTTGTCAAATAGGGTGTCAGAGCCTTGCGTACCCGTTGGTGATACCGGTTCAGGGCTTCCCGTGCAGAAGGCGTCAGAATCTCTGGATCGACGGCGTCCAGATCAATCGGCGCCAGCGTCGTCGTTTCAAATTCCATAAACTGGCCATAGAAATTCTTCTCACCCAATTTGACGATCAGCTCGTTTTCTATCCGAATACCGTATTGTCCTTCAACATAAACACCCGGTTCATCCGTGACGACCATTCCGGCTTCCAGCTGCTGCATCTCGCTTAAGGCCGCTGTCCGCTTCCAGCGAATGCCATGTGGCCCTTCGTGCACGTTGAGCAGATAGCCTACGCCATGGCCGGTGCCGCATTGATAATCCAGATTCAGCTGCCACACTGGCCCCCGTGCCAGAATATCCAGATTGATGCCGCTGCAGCCGTATAAAAACCGGGCTTCCGACAGGTTCAGCATCCCCTGCAGTACCGTCGTATACACTTTCTTGATTTCCGAAGAAATCGGCCCCAGCGCAAAAGTTCGGGTGATGTCGGTCGTTCCTTCCCAATACTGACCACCGGAGTCGATCAAAAGCAGACCGTCGGCGTCCACCGGCACATCCTGCTCAGGATCAGCACTGTAATGCATCATCGCGGCATTGGCCTTGTAAGCGCAGATCGTGCCGAAGCTTTCTTCTAAAAAGCCCTCCTGCTGAGCGCGCAGCTGATGCAGCTTTTCCTGAATTGAACATTCGCTCATCGCTTCCTTGCCGACACGGGTCTTCAGCCAGTACATCAGCTTGGTCACCGCGATTCCGTCTTTTAGATGTGAAGCGCGCAGATTTTCTATTTCAATTGAATTCTTAATCGCTTTTTTCAGACTGATCGGGCTGGTCTTTTCAATCCGGGTGCAGGATTGAGGAATAGCCCGGATAATCGCATCATTGAGCTTCTGCGGATCGGCCCATACGTTTTGATCCTTCAGCTCAGCCACATCCAAATAAAAAGTCTCATACGCGCGGATTTCAATGTTCTGCTTCTGCAGCTGCAGCTTATCCGGATCCGACAACTTGCGGGTGTCAAGATACAGCACGGCCTGATCCTGCGTCAGCCAGCCGTAGGCCAGAACGACAGGATTATACTGCACATCTGTGCCGCGCAGATTAAACAGCCAGGCAATGTCATCCAAGGCCGAGATCAACAAGACCTGTGCTCCTTCCGCTTTCATGATCGCGCGGATTTCTGTTAACTTATCCGTTGTTGACTGTCCACTGTAACGCTCATCTAAAAGCACGGCTTGAGCCTCTGACAGTGCTGGACGATCTTTCCAGATCAGATCCACTAGATCCTCATTAATAATCCGCGCCTGTTTCTTTGCCAAGGCCGCTTCCAGTTCACGCCCCATTGTCGCGCTGACCATGCGGCCATCGTAAGCCAGACAGCCGCCCTGCGGCATTTGATCCACGATGAACTGAGGAAAATCGATAACGCCTTCCTGTCCCATTTTATATAAGGTAATCCCGGATCCATCCAACTGCCGCTCTGCCTGAATAAAGTAACGGCCGTCGGTCCACAACCCAGCCTGATCGCGTGTCACGACTAAAGTCCCCGCTGAACCGGTAAAACCAGACATCCAGGCCCGGGCTTTAAAATAATCGCCAATGTATTCACTGCCATGAAAATCGGATGACGGAATCAAGACGAGATCGACTTGTTTCTGTTCCATCACCTGCCGAAGCTGTACTAATGTTTCTTTCATATCCACTCTCCTCAATGATCCTTATTGTAGCTCAAAAGCTGGAAAAATGCAGCCTGCCCGCTGTCAACTTCTGCTTTTTACAAAAGTTTCCCTATAGGAGAAAGTCCGTTTTTAGAGCTTTGGCCAGCCCTGCCGTTTTCTCGGCGTGTGAATTATGATATAGTGAGGATAAGCTTCAGGAGGTTTTCATGAAAAAAATCATCGCTGTTTTATTATTCAGCTGTCTGATTCTGGGCGGCTGTTCGTCAAAAATTGATCAGTTTACAGAACCGGAAGGGACACCGCGGCCAAGTATTGAGCCGTTGCCGACAGATACTTCCTTTGCCGGGGAAGAATGGTACGATCAGATGGAAATCTGGCAGCTTCACCGTGAACCTGCCCGCGCTTCACTGACGCCTTATCCTACAGCTCAACAGGCGCTATCAGCGGAAATCAGTGCCCTGGATGAGCTGGACGCTTCCACTTCTGAGCGGATTCAGTCGCTCAACGGAACCTGGGCATTCTATTATGCCGCCAAACCGACCGACCGCTTAAAAAATCTTGCCGGCTACGATGCCCAATGGTATTGGGAAGACTGGGATACTTCGGATTGGGATACAATGGAAGTCCCGTCCAATATTCAGACGCAGTGGGATGAAAATGGTCAGTTTCGTTATGAACCACCGATC belongs to Holdemania massiliensis and includes:
- a CDS encoding HAD family hydrolase — translated: MAERRCAVDLSRESVQPQPVAMVCLDLDGTLFNRSKQIGQLSRRQIQRCLDQGIEVAVVSGRAFQFAYKTAQLIDPRVAVIGFVGAYRHFRGQSEGEAIPQGALMMLLKRLKAENCCTFMKQLNTIWCSHADQLTTDYVAYTADLPAEHRLSYYPSQDLEAVAAQNPKPVYKLLIRAQGKTERIADQLRNVEGVRLFVYPYGDIEVISAKADKGMAIRQAAKQLGMDPARILGIGDSINDLPMFEGCGLRVAMANAADQVKAQADYITLSNEEDGVGEALRRLVL
- a CDS encoding FAD-dependent oxidoreductase; its protein translation is MKKTGISRREFLKGSAAGAVSLAAMGLLSACGDTGSTPTTTEPTPDAGSSAQDWLGQQPQIQDSEIKETWNTGVLIVGAGNGGMMAAVKAADAGLDFRIIEQNTFVCDTRNWYAAADSVDALAAGKPIDRQRAMSELSRYASGKLDQSVVKVWLDESAAMHDYVKAIMDSYGYDCYFEADTGMAEEGTDYYHAPTQHNYNARPDSEWKDTPRNKLFVDYIEKKGYHVDFEHTLVELIREEGAVKGAIVQNGAGDYIKVLAPQGVIIATGGYEGNAEMMEALSPLAVSCTTASSYFATNHGDGIKAGLWIGADMDKEAAPMLFDRGAVAPGVDAGYVVASNGAKHFPGTISQWNPGTQPFMKVNRDGIRFANEGCPYNDIVFAAANQKGGVYCQVYDADFKEDWQKFHTLGCSSLTRVLPDMMAEQMEKNVADGIIMKADTLEELADKLGFEGSAKEAFLAQCDRYNAIYDKGEDDEFFKSSHYLSQLRKAPFYGVWLGASLLCTGDGLKINNKMQVLDKEKQVIPGLYAIGNASGSFFANNYPELFPGLACGRTLTFAIKAVKVIAGEE
- a CDS encoding exodeoxyribonuclease III, translating into MKLISWNVNGLRACLQKGFLDFFNEQDADIFALQETKLQPHQIELELPGYHQFWNSAERKGYSGTAVFTKQEPLSVQYDFDEAEGEHPKEGRVITLEFEKFYFVTAYVPNSKEELARLDYRMTWEDAMQRHLTKLNQSKPVIYTGDLNVAVEEIDLKNPKTNHFNPGFSDQERQKMRDLLGLGFADTFRTLYPEKVEYSWWSYRFQARTKNVGWRIDYFIVSQALMNQVKDSVIYGDILGSDHCPVGIEVSL
- a CDS encoding aminopeptidase P family protein; this encodes MKETLVQLRQVMEQKQVDLVLIPSSDFHGSEYIGDYFKARAWMSGFTGSAGTLVVTRDQAGLWTDGRYFIQAERQLDGSGITLYKMGQEGVIDFPQFIVDQMPQGGCLAYDGRMVSATMGRELEAALAKKQARIINEDLVDLIWKDRPALSEAQAVLLDERYSGQSTTDKLTEIRAIMKAEGAQVLLISALDDIAWLFNLRGTDVQYNPVVLAYGWLTQDQAVLYLDTRKLSDPDKLQLQKQNIEIRAYETFYLDVAELKDQNVWADPQKLNDAIIRAIPQSCTRIEKTSPISLKKAIKNSIEIENLRASHLKDGIAVTKLMYWLKTRVGKEAMSECSIQEKLHQLRAQQEGFLEESFGTICAYKANAAMMHYSADPEQDVPVDADGLLLIDSGGQYWEGTTDITRTFALGPISSEIKKVYTTVLQGMLNLSEARFLYGCSGINLDILARGPVWQLNLDYQCGTGHGVGYLLNVHEGPHGIRWKRTAALSEMQQLEAGMVVTDEPGVYVEGQYGIRIENELIVKLGEKNFYGQFMEFETTTLAPIDLDAVDPEILTPSAREALNRYHQRVRKALTPYLTTEEAAWLKDAARSI
- a CDS encoding LysR family transcriptional regulator; protein product: MKVDRLDCFVQVAKTLNFSKSAEVLHLSQPSISRIIHLLEQELGFDLFERNRNQVVLTKAGEIFYSHARQLLCEYQAAVEEARKASQAGLALKVGVIGFAEARLMKALEQLTRDEASVRLEMIPVDFVSELNQVETGEIDCCMMWPQDVNPERLEYLEMFCGETQAYLHVHHPLAKRESVTFDELAALPQILFARRNPLRYAAYLEKFSPALRENIVLTPVKDVPASRRLLELNQGVILAPEGGILADSPLIKAVPIQADQPELIRLGLVYRRDSQNIALKKLLRYLK